One window of Vespa velutina chromosome 2, iVesVel2.1, whole genome shotgun sequence genomic DNA carries:
- the LOC124946700 gene encoding guided entry of tail-anchored proteins factor 1-like — protein sequence MNLLLISTLICILEYIVPIVITYFTAHLYVGKKEEAELRKNLATLRQEMASISMVDEFSKYAKLQRKYNKLENTLKDIEKGRLSSRKKARLLTTYGFRIINGILIVILLYIYNNEPIIKLPKDTLWPINYLLRWPTNYEDSISLIMWFVIAKIAISKCTQIHIINNH from the exons atgaATTTACTTTTGATATCAAcgttaatttgtattttagaATACATTGTGCCGATTGTAATAACTTat TTTACAGCACATTTATatgtaggaaaaaaagaagaagctgaATTACGTAAAAATTTAGCTACATTGAGACAAGAAATGGCAAGTATTTCAATGGTAGACGAATTTTCAAAATACGCTAAacttcaaagaaaatataacaaattagaAAATACTTTGAAGGATATag AAAAGGGGAGATTATCCAgtagaaaaaaagcaagattATTGACCACTTATGGGTTTCGTATCATCAat gGCATATTAATAGTGAtccttttatacatatataacaatgaacctataataaaattaccgaaGGATACATTATGGccaattaattatcttttaagaTGGCCAACTAATTATGAAGACtccatttctttaattatgtggTTTGTCATCGCAAAAATAGCTATATCTAAATGTACtcaaattcatataataaataatcattaa
- the LOC124946702 gene encoding proteasome assembly chaperone 4-like isoform X2, whose protein sequence is MTQKQITVSILAILNSINSWMKRSNYESVPIATKIMGAVADETSTNIAKRLTKKLGKPVYVSFNLQADRILLPQIEQRIHQEFKTNEELTIF, encoded by the exons ATGACACAGAAACAAATCACAGTCAGTATCCTTGCAATTTTAAATTCCATAAATTCGTGGATGAAGAG ATCGAATTATGAATCAGTACCGATTGCTACAAAGATAATGGGTGCAGTGGCAGATGAAACTTCCACTAACATAGCTAAacgtttaacaaaaaaattgggAAAACCTGTATATGTTAGTTTTAATTTACAGGCTGATAGAATATTATTGCCTCAGATCGAGCAGAGAATACATCAAgaatttaaaacaaatgaagaactaacaatattttga
- the LOC124946702 gene encoding proteasome assembly chaperone 4-like isoform X1 yields MENMTNDTETNHSQYPCNFKFHKFVDEEVRISCHIIRMEDSLYLWVGDAKHSAMNNLAFALRSNYESVPIATKIMGAVADETSTNIAKRLTKKLGKPVYVSFNLQADRILLPQIEQRIHQEFKTNEELTIF; encoded by the coding sequence atggaaaatatgACTAATGACACAGAAACAAATCACAGTCAGTATCCTTGCAATTTTAAATTCCATAAATTCGTGGATGAAGAGGTTAGAATTAGTTGTCACATTATAAGAATGGAAGACAGCTTATATTTATGGGTTGGAGATGCTAAACATTCTGCCATGAATAATCTTGCTTTTGCGCTTAGATCGAATTATGAATCAGTACCGATTGCTACAAAGATAATGGGTGCAGTGGCAGATGAAACTTCCACTAACATAGCTAAacgtttaacaaaaaaattgggAAAACCTGTATATGTTAGTTTTAATTTACAGGCTGATAGAATATTATTGCCTCAGATCGAGCAGAGAATACATCAAgaatttaaaacaaatgaagaactaacaatattttga
- the LOC124946701 gene encoding eukaryotic translation initiation factor 5A: protein MADIEDTHFETGDSGASVTYPMQCSALRKNGFVMLKSRPCKIVEMSTSKTGKHGHAKVHLVGIDIFTSKKYEDICPSTHNMDVPFVKREDYQLTDISDDGYLCLMADNGDLREDLKIPDGELGAQLRADFEAGKELLCTVLKACGEEVVIAIKTNTALDK from the exons ATGGCAGACATTGAGGATACTCACTTTGAGACTGGTGATTCTGGAGCATCAGTAACATATCCCATGCAATGTTCTGCACTGCGTAAAAATGGTTTTGTCATGTTAAAATCTCGACCCTGCAAAATTGTTGAAATGTCAACTTCCAAGACTGGAAAACATGGTCATGCCAAGGTTCACCTTGTAGGTATTGACATATTTACCTCAAAGAAATATGAAGATATTTGCCCTTCTACACATAATATGGATGTGCCGTTTGTTAAGCGAGAAGATTACCag CTGACAGATATATCTGACGATGGCTATTTATGTCTGATGGCTGATAATGGAGATCTTCGTGAAGATCTTAAAATACCAGATGGTGAATTAGGAGCTCAATTACGTGCTGATTTTGAGGCTGGAAAAGAATTACTT tgCACTGTATTAAAAGCTTGTGGCGAAGAGGTGGTAATCGCCATCAAAACCAACACTGCCCTCGACAAATAA
- the LOC124946696 gene encoding F-actin-capping protein subunit beta has protein sequence MTEQQMDCALDLMRRLPPQQIEKNLSDLIDLVPSLCEDLLSSVDQPLKIAKDKESGKDYLLCDYNRDGDSYRSPWSNTYDPPLEDGSMPSERLRKLEIDANHAFDQYRELYFEGGVSSVYLWDLDHGFAAVILIKKAGDGSKKIKGCWDSIHVVEVQEKSTGRNAHYKLTSTAMLWLQTNKHGSGTMNLGGSLTRQVEQDAQISETSPHIANIGRMVEDMENKIRNTLNEIYFGKTKDIVNGLRSVQSLADQRQQAALRQDLAAALQRRNANN, from the exons ATG ACTGAACAACAAATGGACTGTGCTTTAGACTTAATGAGAAGATTACCTCCTcaacaaattgaaaagaatttaagtGATCTCATAGACTTAGTCCCTTCTTTATGTGAGGACTTACTTTCTTCTGTAGATCAACCTTTAAAAATagcaaaagataaagaatcaGGCAAAGACTATCTTCTTTGCGATTATAATAGAGATGGTGATTCTTATAg atctCCATGGAGTAATACGTATGATCCACCTTTAGAAGATGGATCAATGCCTTCTGAAAGATTAcgaaaattagaaatagatGCTAATCATGCATTTGACCAATATCGAGAACTTTATTTTGAAGGTGGCGTGTCTTCCGTTTATTTATGGGATCTTGATCACGGTTTTGCTGcagttattttaataaaaaaggcTGGAGATGGgtctaaaaaaattaaaggttGTTGGGATTCGATACATGTTGTTGAAGTGCAGGAAAAATCAACCGGTAGAAATGCACATTATAAATTAACTTCAACGGCGATGTTGTGgttacaaacaaataaacatgGTTCGGGTACCATGAATCTAGGAGGCAGTTTAACAAGACAG GTGGAACAAGATGCACAAATAAGTGAAACGTCACCTCATATTGCTAACATTGGCAGAATGGTAGAggatatggaaaataaaattcgaaatacacttaatgaaatttattttggtAAAACTAAAGATATCGTTAACGGTCTAAGATCGGTTCAATCTTTAGCAGACCAAAGGCAACAAGCAGCATTGAGACAAGACTTGGCTGCAGCATTACAAAGGCGAAATGCTAATAACTGA
- the LOC124946691 gene encoding 1-acyl-sn-glycerol-3-phosphate acyltransferase gamma-like isoform X2: protein MYFMKNLSELVCMAEWWAEADVTFYIDKKDFDKYSGHEHAYLLMNHSYEVDWLLGWIVCDRIGVLGNCKAYAKKSIQYIPTLGWAWKFAESIFLERNWNKDKDVIGSQIKELIEYPDSIWLLLYAEGTRVTSKKLEASQKFAKEKNLPILKYHLTPRTKGFISSIPYMRGKTMAIYNIQVAFKESDPVKPTMTNLLLGKKIEGHMYMRRIPLEEVPEGDEAAAEWLHKLYQEKDKMMESFHETGDFFATSGVLKTDIFKLKRRYYSLINTFFWVVVVLVPMLYYLIQLFLSGSTVYFSIGLAIIVLFYLLMYKTIQMSEISNSSSYGAADVKKIK, encoded by the exons atgtattttatgaaaaatttaag tG aattagTATGTATGGCAGAATGGTGGGCTGAAGCAGATGTTACATTTtacatagataaaaaagactTTGACAAGTATTCTGGCCACGAACATGCATATCTTCTAATGAATCATAGTTATGAAGTAGATTGGTTATTAGGATGGATAGTATGTGATCGTATAGGTGTATTAGGG AATTGTAAAGCATATGCCAAGAAATCTATACAGTACATTCCTACATTGGGATGGGCATGGAAATTTGCAGAAAGTATCTTTCTAGAAAGAAACTGGAATAAAGACAAAGATGTGATAGGATCtcaaattaaagaattaatagaATATCCTGATTCAATATGG cTACTTCTATATGCAGAAGGAACACGTGTTACATCTAAGAAGTTAGAAGCCAGTCAAAAATTTGccaaagaaaagaatctaccaatcttaaaatatcatttaactcCACGCACAAAAGGATTTATTTCTAGCATTCCTTATATGAGAGGAAAAACAATggctatatataatattcaagtAGCATTTAAAGAAAGTGATCCTGTTAAGCCTACCATGACAAATCTACTTttagggaaaaaaatagaaggtcATATGTATATGAGGAGAATACCTTTAGAAGAAGTACCAGAAGGAGATGAAGCTGCTGCTGAATGGTTGCACAAATTATACCAAGAAAag gATAAAATGATGGAAAGTTTTCATGAAACTGGCGATTTTTTTGCAACAAGTGGTGTTCTTAAAACagatatattcaaattaaaaagaaggtATTATTCTTTGATCAATACCTTTTTTTGGGTCGTGGTAGTATTAGTACCAAtgttatattatcttattcaACTCTTTTTATCTGGTTCAACTGTATACTTTTCTATTGGATTGGCCATCATTGTTCTAT ttTATCTGCTAATGTACAAAACAATTCAAATGTCTGAGATAAGTAACAGTTCATCTTATGGGGCTGCTgatgtaaaaaagataaaataa
- the LOC124946691 gene encoding 1-acyl-sn-glycerol-3-phosphate acyltransferase gamma-like isoform X1 — protein sequence MGILSSLKRSSIVHLMLAITFFTSGLIINFFQCILYFGIRPFSKYFYRKINYYLCYSFYSELVCMAEWWAEADVTFYIDKKDFDKYSGHEHAYLLMNHSYEVDWLLGWIVCDRIGVLGNCKAYAKKSIQYIPTLGWAWKFAESIFLERNWNKDKDVIGSQIKELIEYPDSIWLLLYAEGTRVTSKKLEASQKFAKEKNLPILKYHLTPRTKGFISSIPYMRGKTMAIYNIQVAFKESDPVKPTMTNLLLGKKIEGHMYMRRIPLEEVPEGDEAAAEWLHKLYQEKDKMMESFHETGDFFATSGVLKTDIFKLKRRYYSLINTFFWVVVVLVPMLYYLIQLFLSGSTVYFSIGLAIIVLFYLLMYKTIQMSEISNSSSYGAADVKKIK from the exons atggGCATCCTTTCCTCATTGAAAAGATCATCAATTGTACATCTTATGCTTGCcattacattttttacatctggcttaataataaatttcttccaatgtattttatattttgggATTAGACCTTTCTCTAAGTACTTTTATCGCAAgatcaattattatctttgttattcattttatagtG aattagTATGTATGGCAGAATGGTGGGCTGAAGCAGATGTTACATTTtacatagataaaaaagactTTGACAAGTATTCTGGCCACGAACATGCATATCTTCTAATGAATCATAGTTATGAAGTAGATTGGTTATTAGGATGGATAGTATGTGATCGTATAGGTGTATTAGGG AATTGTAAAGCATATGCCAAGAAATCTATACAGTACATTCCTACATTGGGATGGGCATGGAAATTTGCAGAAAGTATCTTTCTAGAAAGAAACTGGAATAAAGACAAAGATGTGATAGGATCtcaaattaaagaattaatagaATATCCTGATTCAATATGG cTACTTCTATATGCAGAAGGAACACGTGTTACATCTAAGAAGTTAGAAGCCAGTCAAAAATTTGccaaagaaaagaatctaccaatcttaaaatatcatttaactcCACGCACAAAAGGATTTATTTCTAGCATTCCTTATATGAGAGGAAAAACAATggctatatataatattcaagtAGCATTTAAAGAAAGTGATCCTGTTAAGCCTACCATGACAAATCTACTTttagggaaaaaaatagaaggtcATATGTATATGAGGAGAATACCTTTAGAAGAAGTACCAGAAGGAGATGAAGCTGCTGCTGAATGGTTGCACAAATTATACCAAGAAAag gATAAAATGATGGAAAGTTTTCATGAAACTGGCGATTTTTTTGCAACAAGTGGTGTTCTTAAAACagatatattcaaattaaaaagaaggtATTATTCTTTGATCAATACCTTTTTTTGGGTCGTGGTAGTATTAGTACCAAtgttatattatcttattcaACTCTTTTTATCTGGTTCAACTGTATACTTTTCTATTGGATTGGCCATCATTGTTCTAT ttTATCTGCTAATGTACAAAACAATTCAAATGTCTGAGATAAGTAACAGTTCATCTTATGGGGCTGCTgatgtaaaaaagataaaataa
- the LOC124946691 gene encoding 1-acyl-sn-glycerol-3-phosphate acyltransferase gamma-like isoform X3 gives MAEWWAEADVTFYIDKKDFDKYSGHEHAYLLMNHSYEVDWLLGWIVCDRIGVLGNCKAYAKKSIQYIPTLGWAWKFAESIFLERNWNKDKDVIGSQIKELIEYPDSIWLLLYAEGTRVTSKKLEASQKFAKEKNLPILKYHLTPRTKGFISSIPYMRGKTMAIYNIQVAFKESDPVKPTMTNLLLGKKIEGHMYMRRIPLEEVPEGDEAAAEWLHKLYQEKDKMMESFHETGDFFATSGVLKTDIFKLKRRYYSLINTFFWVVVVLVPMLYYLIQLFLSGSTVYFSIGLAIIVLFYLLMYKTIQMSEISNSSSYGAADVKKIK, from the exons ATGGCAGAATGGTGGGCTGAAGCAGATGTTACATTTtacatagataaaaaagactTTGACAAGTATTCTGGCCACGAACATGCATATCTTCTAATGAATCATAGTTATGAAGTAGATTGGTTATTAGGATGGATAGTATGTGATCGTATAGGTGTATTAGGG AATTGTAAAGCATATGCCAAGAAATCTATACAGTACATTCCTACATTGGGATGGGCATGGAAATTTGCAGAAAGTATCTTTCTAGAAAGAAACTGGAATAAAGACAAAGATGTGATAGGATCtcaaattaaagaattaatagaATATCCTGATTCAATATGG cTACTTCTATATGCAGAAGGAACACGTGTTACATCTAAGAAGTTAGAAGCCAGTCAAAAATTTGccaaagaaaagaatctaccaatcttaaaatatcatttaactcCACGCACAAAAGGATTTATTTCTAGCATTCCTTATATGAGAGGAAAAACAATggctatatataatattcaagtAGCATTTAAAGAAAGTGATCCTGTTAAGCCTACCATGACAAATCTACTTttagggaaaaaaatagaaggtcATATGTATATGAGGAGAATACCTTTAGAAGAAGTACCAGAAGGAGATGAAGCTGCTGCTGAATGGTTGCACAAATTATACCAAGAAAag gATAAAATGATGGAAAGTTTTCATGAAACTGGCGATTTTTTTGCAACAAGTGGTGTTCTTAAAACagatatattcaaattaaaaagaaggtATTATTCTTTGATCAATACCTTTTTTTGGGTCGTGGTAGTATTAGTACCAAtgttatattatcttattcaACTCTTTTTATCTGGTTCAACTGTATACTTTTCTATTGGATTGGCCATCATTGTTCTAT ttTATCTGCTAATGTACAAAACAATTCAAATGTCTGAGATAAGTAACAGTTCATCTTATGGGGCTGCTgatgtaaaaaagataaaataa
- the LOC124946695 gene encoding uncharacterized protein LOC124946695 isoform X1: MCSIIWILIGIVLICSFPSQIHSSIYDDKINLQIKDNLQNIAKKHSNDIKTVKVSKLKYILRNTTNKCGLEKTCSNVEKNLKNNSDNYNNKKIIINLVSPLTTSKDYYTYFNRRKKELKHKSVQEDMNQHNVQNYKYEKQNTSINHTNPTIESNHLSYIRDHAPDVTKKASQNQIGYNKNYKKKSSTNVSQISPDGDRVEFQIQGHEGPKTYIFGFDTGVGKNRQYRLEERFNDGTVKGHYGYYDARGKLRTVKYIAKPIEGYQEKHHETTIHGVEH, translated from the exons ATGTGCAGCATAATATGGATT TTGATTggaattgttttaatttgttCATTTCCTTCACAAATACACAGCAGTATTtatgatgataaaattaacttacaaataaaagataatttacaaaatatagcAAAGAAGCattcaaatgatattaaaactGTGAAAGTATCaaaacttaaatatatattaagaaatacaACAAATAAATGTGGACTTGAAAAGACATGCAGTaacgtagaaaaaaatcttaaaaacaattctgataattataataataaaaaaataataataaatttagttTCACCATTAACAACAagtaaagattattatacttattttaatagaagaaaaaaagaactaaaacaTAAAAGTGTACAAGAAGATATGAATCAACATAatgtacaaaattataaatatgaaaaacagAACACATCTATAAATCATACAAATCCTACAATTGAAAGTAATCATCTATCTTACATACGCGACCACGCGCCAGACGTAACAAAG aaaGCTTCACAAAATCAAAttggatataataaaaactacaAGAAAAAGTCTTCTACAAACGTATCGCAAATTTCACCTGATGGAGATAGAGTAGAATTTCAAATACAGGGCCATGAAGGTCCAAAAACATACATCTTTGGGTTTGATACTGGAGTTGG aaaaaacaGACAATACAGACTAGAGGAACGTTTCAATGATGGTACAGTAAAAGGccattatggttattatgatGCTAGAGGAAAATTACGAACTGTTAAATATATTGCTAAACCTATCGAAGGTTATCAAGAGAAGCATCATGAAACAACTATTCATGGAGTTGAACATTGA
- the LOC124946695 gene encoding uncharacterized protein LOC124946695 isoform X2, whose protein sequence is MQRKKELKHKSVQEDMNQHNVQNYKYEKQNTSINHTNPTIESNHLSYIRDHAPDVTKKASQNQIGYNKNYKKKSSTNVSQISPDGDRVEFQIQGHEGPKTYIFGFDTGVGKNRQYRLEERFNDGTVKGHYGYYDARGKLRTVKYIAKPIEGYQEKHHETTIHGVEH, encoded by the exons ATGCA aagaaaaaaagaactaaaacaTAAAAGTGTACAAGAAGATATGAATCAACATAatgtacaaaattataaatatgaaaaacagAACACATCTATAAATCATACAAATCCTACAATTGAAAGTAATCATCTATCTTACATACGCGACCACGCGCCAGACGTAACAAAG aaaGCTTCACAAAATCAAAttggatataataaaaactacaAGAAAAAGTCTTCTACAAACGTATCGCAAATTTCACCTGATGGAGATAGAGTAGAATTTCAAATACAGGGCCATGAAGGTCCAAAAACATACATCTTTGGGTTTGATACTGGAGTTGG aaaaaacaGACAATACAGACTAGAGGAACGTTTCAATGATGGTACAGTAAAAGGccattatggttattatgatGCTAGAGGAAAATTACGAACTGTTAAATATATTGCTAAACCTATCGAAGGTTATCAAGAGAAGCATCATGAAACAACTATTCATGGAGTTGAACATTGA
- the LOC124946697 gene encoding general odorant-binding protein 71 isoform X2 — protein sequence MKSYFTVLFVLILISCLHLCVALRCQAINQQTNRFEKILKNCKKRNLGHNNYDTDSSSNENNESEDSSDSNENSFDNKFLVKNNSRYYTNNFLNEQNNRNNRAGQSTRNDSPLSFGSNNANDRLKNVEGYYDTNNWGMTNSNWENMKNAGSNHNYQENHNQKQNDSCVIQCFFNELNVVDQRGFPIRESMIRVMTEKIQDPELRDFIEESIIKCFYFLNSANRMEKCEYSQNLITCLIGKGKEQCEDWNI from the exons ATGAAGTCTTATTTTACAGTTctatttgttcttattttgATATCATGTCTTCATCTTTGTGTA gCACTAAGATGTCAGGCAATTAATCAACAAACtaatcgatttgaaaaaatcttaaaaaattgtaaaaaacgaaatttaggacataataattatgatactgATTCTtcttcaaatgaaaataatgaatcagAAGATTCTTCTGACTCAAATGAAAATAGTTTTGATAACAAGTttcttgtaaaaaataatagtagatattatactaataattttttaaatgagcAAAATAATAG aaACAATAGAGCTGGTCAATCTACAAGAAATGATAGTCCACTGTCTTTTGGTTCTAATAATGCCAATGATAGATTGAAAAATGTAGAAGGTTACTATGATACAAATAATTGGGGAATGACAAATTCTAACtgggaaaatatgaaaaatgctGGAAGTAATCACAATTATCAAGAGAATCACAACCAAAAACAAAATGACTCT tGTGTTATTCAATGttttttcaacgaattaaatgtc gtTGATCAAAGAGGCTTTCCAATACGAGAATCTATGATACGAGTAATGACAGAAAAAATCCAGGATCCAGAATTACGTGACTTTATAGAAGAATccattataaaatgtttctattttcttaattctgcgaATAGAATGGAAAAATGTGAATATTCACAAAATCTAATTACCTGTTTAATAGGAAAGGGCAAAGAA CAATGTGAAGATtggaatatataa
- the LOC124946697 gene encoding putative uncharacterized protein DDB_G0286901 isoform X1, which yields MKSYFTVLFVLILISCLHLCVALRCQAINQQTNRFEKILKNCKKRNLGHNNYDTDSSSNENNESEDSSDSNENSFDNKFLVKNNSRYYTNNFLNEQNNRNNRAGQSTRNDSPLSFGSNNANDRLKNVEGYYDTNNWGMTNSNWENMKNAGSNHNYQENHNQKQNDSCVIQCFFNELNVVDQRGFPIRESMIRVMTEKIQDPELRDFIEESIIKCFYFLNSANRMEKCEYSQNLITCLIGKGKEILEFAPISSV from the exons ATGAAGTCTTATTTTACAGTTctatttgttcttattttgATATCATGTCTTCATCTTTGTGTA gCACTAAGATGTCAGGCAATTAATCAACAAACtaatcgatttgaaaaaatcttaaaaaattgtaaaaaacgaaatttaggacataataattatgatactgATTCTtcttcaaatgaaaataatgaatcagAAGATTCTTCTGACTCAAATGAAAATAGTTTTGATAACAAGTttcttgtaaaaaataatagtagatattatactaataattttttaaatgagcAAAATAATAG aaACAATAGAGCTGGTCAATCTACAAGAAATGATAGTCCACTGTCTTTTGGTTCTAATAATGCCAATGATAGATTGAAAAATGTAGAAGGTTACTATGATACAAATAATTGGGGAATGACAAATTCTAACtgggaaaatatgaaaaatgctGGAAGTAATCACAATTATCAAGAGAATCACAACCAAAAACAAAATGACTCT tGTGTTATTCAATGttttttcaacgaattaaatgtc gtTGATCAAAGAGGCTTTCCAATACGAGAATCTATGATACGAGTAATGACAGAAAAAATCCAGGATCCAGAATTACGTGACTTTATAGAAGAATccattataaaatgtttctattttcttaattctgcgaATAGAATGGAAAAATGTGAATATTCACAAAATCTAATTACCTGTTTAATAGGAAAGGGCAAAGAA ATTTTAGAATTTGCACCAATTTCTTCagtataa